The sequence CGTGCCATTGGCGCTCGTCCGGGCCGGTCACCATCGTCTGGAACGCGCCGCGCCAGACGATTTCGCCGCCCACGCGGCGGAAGATCGGGCCGCTGGTCTTGCCATATTCCTCATAGGCGCGGCGGCCGCTCCAGCCCTTGGCCGCGTGTTCGTGGCCTTCGGGATATTCGGCATCGTCGCGGTAGAGCAGCAGGTTGAGCATATGGATCGGCTCGTCGCGCGGGAGCGATTTGAAGGCGTCGAAA comes from Alteripontixanthobacter sp. and encodes:
- a CDS encoding DUF1330 domain-containing protein, which produces MTTYIDPSRANFDAFKSLPRDEPIHMLNLLLYRDDAEYPEGHEHAAKGWSGRRAYEEYGKTSGPIFRRVGGEIVWRGAFQTMVTGPDERQWHDGFVAQYPNSRAFFEMIKDEEYQLAVVNRTAALVDSRLIRFKPGEGGEGF